A part of Winslowiella toletana genomic DNA contains:
- the ccmA gene encoding cytochrome c biogenesis heme-transporting ATPase CcmA — MLEAKNLTCLRDERFLFSELNFIVSAGDIVQIEGPNGAGKTSLLRLLAGLSQAESGNVLWRQQDIRYQREQWHAELLYLGHQPGVKAVLTPLENLAFYHPQCTEQQLFAALEAVDLVGFEDVAVAQLSAGQQRRVALARLWLSRATLWILDEPLTAIDKSGVEKLMALFIRHAQQGGAVIVTTHQDLPAAYQAVRKIQLTSAGAI, encoded by the coding sequence ATGCTGGAAGCAAAAAATCTGACATGCCTGCGTGATGAGCGATTTCTGTTCAGCGAGCTGAACTTTATCGTTTCAGCTGGCGATATTGTGCAGATTGAAGGGCCAAATGGCGCTGGCAAAACTTCTTTATTACGTCTGTTAGCGGGCCTGAGTCAGGCCGAAAGCGGCAATGTACTGTGGCGTCAGCAGGATATTCGTTATCAGCGCGAACAGTGGCATGCAGAGTTACTCTATCTTGGCCATCAGCCCGGAGTAAAAGCGGTATTGACGCCGCTGGAAAATCTGGCCTTTTACCATCCGCAATGCACTGAGCAGCAACTGTTTGCCGCGCTGGAAGCCGTCGATCTGGTCGGCTTTGAGGATGTGGCGGTGGCCCAGCTATCCGCCGGACAGCAGCGACGGGTTGCCCTGGCGCGCTTATGGCTGAGCCGCGCGACGCTGTGGATCCTCGATGAACCGTTAACCGCTATCGATAAATCCGGCGTGGAAAAATTAATGGCCCTGTTTATCCGGCATGCGCAGCAGGGCGGGGCGGTGATTGTCACTACTCACCAGGATCTTCCGGCCGCTTATCAGGCGGTACGCAAAATCCAGCTGACCAGTGCGGGGGCGATCTGA
- a CDS encoding formate/nitrite transporter family protein: MAADKNNDQEVESEEHEQGKEIEVDEEALPSAAAAVHEQIRQDGEKELERDSMALLWSAIAAGLSMGASLMAKGIFQVHLAGVPGGFLLENLGYTFGFVIVIMARQQLFTENTVTAVLPIMHKPTGSNFLLLFRLWGIVLAGNLVGTGLGALAFNHMPIFDEATRAAFTHISEKVMENSPGEMFANAVISGWIIATMVWMFPSAGSAKIIVIIMMTWLVALGDLAHIVVGSVEVLYLVFSGAISWHQFFWPFALPTLAGNIIGGTFIFALISHAQIRNEISLKAKAEAAAKKKQAAGNEKNAENSQS, translated from the coding sequence ATGGCGGCAGATAAAAACAACGATCAGGAAGTTGAAAGTGAAGAGCACGAACAGGGAAAAGAGATCGAGGTAGATGAAGAGGCACTGCCCTCCGCAGCGGCGGCGGTGCATGAGCAGATTCGACAGGACGGGGAAAAAGAGCTGGAACGCGACAGCATGGCGCTGTTGTGGTCAGCGATTGCCGCCGGATTATCGATGGGCGCGTCGCTGATGGCGAAAGGTATTTTTCAGGTACATCTTGCCGGTGTGCCGGGCGGTTTTCTGCTGGAGAATCTCGGCTACACCTTTGGCTTTGTTATTGTGATTATGGCGCGTCAGCAGCTCTTTACCGAAAATACCGTTACGGCGGTATTGCCGATTATGCATAAACCGACCGGCAGTAACTTTCTGCTGCTGTTCCGGCTATGGGGCATTGTGCTGGCAGGCAATCTGGTGGGCACCGGCCTCGGCGCGCTGGCCTTTAATCATATGCCCATCTTTGATGAAGCCACGCGTGCCGCCTTTACTCATATCAGTGAAAAAGTGATGGAAAACAGTCCGGGGGAGATGTTTGCCAATGCGGTAATTTCCGGCTGGATTATCGCCACTATGGTGTGGATGTTTCCCTCCGCCGGTTCGGCGAAAATTATCGTGATTATTATGATGACCTGGCTGGTGGCGTTGGGAGATTTAGCGCATATCGTGGTGGGATCGGTGGAGGTGCTGTATCTGGTGTTTAGCGGCGCCATCAGCTGGCATCAATTCTTCTGGCCGTTTGCGCTGCCGACGCTGGCGGGTAATATCATTGGCGGCACCTTTATCTTCGCCCTGATTAGTCATGCGCAGATCCGCAATGAAATTAGCCTGAAAGCGAAGGCAGAGGCGGCCGCGAAGAAGAAACAGGCCGCTGGTAACGAGAAGAACGCGGAAAATAGTCAGTCGTAA
- a CDS encoding tail fiber assembly protein yields the protein MIARAEADKKYQLDNVANSIAVWQTKLLMDRKLTDAETKSLNAWLDYSDALSAVNTSIVSAENPPAWPASPAA from the coding sequence ATGATTGCCCGTGCTGAGGCAGATAAAAAGTATCAACTGGACAACGTAGCCAATTCGATTGCTGTATGGCAGACTAAGTTATTGATGGACAGGAAGTTAACTGACGCAGAAACCAAATCACTTAACGCCTGGCTGGATTATAGTGACGCCCTGTCTGCTGTTAACACATCTATAGTTTCTGCTGAAAACCCTCCTGCATGGCCTGCCTCTCCAGCCGCATAA